Part of the Dehalogenimonas sp. THU2 genome, AGATGGAAATTTCGTACAAAACGATTAACGGAGCAGCGATCAATGTCTGGGTGATGGGGTCCAGGGTTGGCGTTATGAAAGCGGAGAGGACGAACGCCAAAACAAACCATATCTTGCGCTTCGAAGCCAGCCATTTTGAACTTACAATGCCGACCACCGACAGGGTACCTAAAATGATCGGCATTTCAAAGGCTAGCCCAATAGCAACTAAGAGCCTTAGTACCAGATCGATATATGTGCTGATGCGGGGTGCTACCGTAACAATATCACTGCCAAATTCAAAGAGAAAGAACATAGTGACCGGCAGCGCCAAAAAATAAGCGAATGCGACGCCGGCAAGAAATAGACTGACGATAAATGGGAAAGTGGTAAAAATTATCTTTTTTTCTTTAGGAGTGAAGGCTGGCGACAGGAAAGCAAAAAATTGGTATAGCACCCAAGGCATGGCTATGATAAAACCGGCAGTCAGGGCGACCCGGAAATAGACGCTGATATATTCGAGAACGTCGATTGACTGAACGTTATCGGCAAGTTCACCTGCAGGCTCCAGCAACATGAGGACAAGCTGGTCGCCGAAGAACATGGCGATAACCGTACCTGCCACTATACCGCCGATGGAGCGGAAAAAGCGCTGTCGCATCTCGGTGAAATGTTGGGTGATGGGCAGACGCTTTTCTTGGTCGGTCATATTATCGGTATGGCCCTTCTTAATTTCAGGCAATTATTTTTTATCGCTGCCGCTCAGGAATTTATCGAGGCTAGGGCTTGAGGAGGTACTTGGAGCCTTACCGGTGGACTTGGTCGGGGAGCTGTCGATTGCCTTTGTAAACTCCTTAGTCATCTCAGTGGTGATCTTGCGAAAACTACGTACGAACTCACCGGCTTTTTTGGCGAACTCGGGTATCCTGTTAGGCCCGAAAACAAGTGTGGCGATGACGAGGATCGTAATGATCTCGAATGTGCCCATGCCAAAAAAATTCATCTAGCCACCTATGCCTTATCGCTCAAGAATGATCCGGCGCCTTAGCCGGTCTTCGTGCCTTCTTTACTATCCCGAGCCCTGCGGTTGACCTCTTTGGCGGCAATGCCGTCTTCCAGTTTGGTCACCACCTTGGTTTTTTCGGTTTTGTCTTCGCCGCCGACCGCGCTCCGCAACTGGCGGACGCCTTTGCCCAGAGTTCTGCCCACCGCCGGGACGAAGGCCGCCCCGGTGATCAGCAATATAATAACAATGATCAGTATAATTTCAAAAGGTCCGAATCGCATGGCGATCCCCCTCCGGGAGTGTGTCCCCCGTAATGGCTGAGGCGCTCCAGCGCCTTTCCGGTATTATGCCTTATCGGCGGTTTCGGTCTTGGGTTTTTCCTCGGTTTCCGGTTTGACGGCTACGATCTCGGTCTTAGCTTCGACCGGCTCTTCCTTCTTCTCTTCCTTAACTTCTTCCTCATCCTCACCGGATGAAGCCTTTTGGAAGGACTTCAGGCCTTTGCCCAGGGCTTCGCCGACCTGCGGTAACTTGCCGACACCAAAGATTAGAAGAACGATCACCAGGATTATGACTAACTCCATTGGTCCTAAGCGCATTTGATACCTCCTGAATTTCGGTGCAGGTAATTTCCACTAACTTAATAGATGTTACTACGCCGTGCTCGGATTTGTCAATCCTCACTAGACATAATATTGTTAAAATGCATCATAAATTAGCAAACTCTTACTTTGTTTGCTAATTTCAATTTTCCGACATCGTCCACGCCGTCGACAAACCCATTCTAACGGTCATAGGAATCTAAACACATTGAGTGTCCGCCGCTGCTGGTGCAATCTCCAACCTCCCACTCACGGCAGGATCGATAGACCTTGGAGCGACCAGAAAATAACCTGCCATTCACCTGCTATACCAGAACACTTGTGTAAATAGCCGGGCATATGGTATCATAACCGCGGATAATTAAGGAACGGTGAACATGAATACAGAGAAAACTACTGAAAAACAAAAATCATTGGAAATCGCCCTCGGCATGATCGAGAAACAGTTCGGCAAGGGCGCCATCATGAAACTCTCTGACGCCGCCTCGACCGTCGCCGTCGAGGTCATTCCCACGGGCTCGCTGGCTCTGGACCTCGCCCTGGGTGTGGGCGGCTTGCCCCGCGGCCGCGTCACCGAGATCTACGGCCCGGAAGGCTCCGGCAAGACAACGCTGGCTCAACACGTCATCGCCGAGTGCCAGAAACGCGGCGGCAAAGCCTTCTATATCGACGTGGAGCACGCCTTCGACCCAAAGTATGCCAAGACCTGCGGCATCAACCTCGATGAGCTTTATATCGCCCAGCCCAACGCCGGCGAGGAAGCCCTGGACATCTGTGAAAAACTGGTTCGCAGCGGTGGCGCCGACTTGGTCGTAGTAGACAGCGTGGCCGCCCTGGTGCCCAAAGCAGAACTCGAAGGCGACATGGGAGACTCACATGTCGGTCTCCAGGCCCGTCTGATGAGCCAGGCCTTGCGCAAACTCACCGCTGCCATCGGCAATACCGGCACCGCCGTCATCTTCATCAACCAGCTCCGGGAGAAAGTCGGCGTCATGTTCGGCAACCCGGAGGTCACTCCCGGTGGCCGCGCGCTCAAGTTCTATTCCTCTGTGCGCCTGGACCTGCGGCGGGTGGAGACATTGAAATCCGGCACCGTCGCCATCGGCAGCCATGTTAAAGCGCGAGTAGTTAAGAACAAGGTCGCCCCACCCTTCCGCGTCGCCGAATTCGATATTTTGTTCGATTCCGGTATCTCCCGTGAGGGCAACCTCATCGACCTGGGCGTGGAGGCCGGCGTCATCAAAAAATCCGGTTCCTTTTTCTCTTATGGCGACCTGCGCCTGGGACAGGGACGGGAAGCAGCCCGGACGTTCCTCGTTGAGCGAGAGGATATCGCCGACGCCATCGAAGCCGATATCCGTGGCGCCTCAGGATCCGTCCAGAGCGCCGTCGAATCTGATTGATTATGGTCGCAATGCCCTGATCCGGCTGACGTTGCCGGGCCTATACCGAAAAGTGTCTTAAACAAAGGAAACATCATATGACGGAGCGGCTGACAGGAGCCAAGCCGCTTGACGACGGCGACGAGACCGGTGAACTGCCATCCGGACCGCCGTCCGCGGCGCGGTCAACCGAAAGCGGGATAGGCGTCTGCTACCAGGCGGCATTGAGACTCCTGGATTACCGGGCGCGCACCGAGACCGAGATGCGACAGCGGCTCGCCCGCAAGGGATTTGAAGCCGTCGACATCGATACGGTGCTCGCGCGTTTGAAAACATCCGGGCTGATCGATGATGCCGCCTTCGCCCGGGCCTGGAGCGACAGCCGTGCCGCTTCCTCGCCGCGGTCCGCCTTCGTCATTAAGCGTGAACTCCGGGGCAAAGGCGTCACCGGAGATACCGCCGAAGAAGCCGTGGCCGGCCTCGATGACGCCGAGGCAGCCTATCGCGCCGCAATCCCGCGTGCCACCCGGCTGGCTAAACTGCCGCCGGAAGAAGCCCGGCGCAAGCTGGGCGATTTTCTCAGAAGGCGGGGCTTCAGTTGGGGCGTGGCGGAAGAGACGATGAACCGCCTCAAGGATGAGGGCATCGGCTTTGAGGTTGACACTAATGAGGCAACACCTTAGTATAAGCCGTTACCCCCAAGTAACAGCTGCCAACTAAATATATAATCGGGGGTTTTTAAATATAATGGGTCTTGACAACGTACTAGCCATCTTTTTCAGTTTCGTCATCGGCGCCATCTTCGGCGGTATGGCCATTTTCATCTCCCGCGGCGCCATGATCTCCCGCCAGTTGAAGGTCGCTCAGCGAAAAGCCTCTCACACCATCGCCGAATCCAGGATTGAAGCCCGCAATATCACCCAGGAAGCCCGGGACGAGGCCGACAAGGTCCGTATGGCCGCCGAGACCGAACTCCGGGAACGCCGCGCCGAGCTTGGACGGCAGGAAAACCGTGTCACCCAAAAGGTAGAGACTCTGGAACGCAAGCTGGAGACACTCGACCAGCGCGAACGCGCCCTGCTGACCCGCGAGAAGTCGATCGAAGAAGAACTCGAGAGGGTCGAGGGTCTCCGCGGCCAGGAGCAGCAGAAGCTCGAAGCCGTGGCCGGCCTGACCACCCAGGAAGCCAAGGATCACCTGCTGGAGATCGTCGAGTCCGAGATGCAGCAGGAAACCTCCCGCCGCGTCCGCCAGTGGGAGCAAAAGATTAAAGAAGAGGCCGATGAGAAGGCGCGGGAGATCATCATCCACGCCATCCAGCGATGCGCTTCCGATGTGGTCGTCGAGACTACCGTCAGCGTGGTGCCCATCCCGTCCGACGAGATGAAGGGCCGCCTGATCGGCCGCGAAGGCCGCAACATCCGCGCCCTGGAACAGGCCACCGGCGTCGATCTCATCATCGACGATACGCCGGAGGCGGTCACCGTCAGCAGCTTCGACCCGGTGCGGCGCGAGATCGCACGCCTGGCTTTAACCAAGCTGGTGATCGACGGCCGTATCCACCCGGCCCGCATTGAAGAAGTGGTGGTCAAAGCCAAGGAAGATGTCGATGCCGCCATCCAGACCGCCGGCGAGCAGGCTGCCTATTCTGCCGGTGTTCACGGGTTGCGTCCTGAACTTATCAAGATCATGGGCCGCCTGAAATATCGCACCAGTTACGGTCAGAACGTGCTGCAGCACAGCGTGGAAGTCGCCCAGTTGTGCGGCATGATCGCCACTGACCTGGGCGTCAACGTCAATATCGCCAAGCGCGCCGGTTTCCTGCACGACATCGGCAAGGCTGTCGATCGCGAGGTCGAGGGCACCCATGCCGCCATCGGCGCCGACCTGGTCAAGCAGTGGGATAAATCCGCCGACGTGGTCCGCGGTGTGGCCGAGCATCACTTTGATCAGCCGGAAACCTCCATCTGGGGCTTCATCGTCTCCGCCGCCGATGCCATCTCCAGCGCCCGCCCCGGCGCCCGCCGTGAATCCCTTGAGAACTACATCAAGCGCCTGAAAGCCCTGGAGGAGATCGCCAACAGCTTCGAAGGCGTCGAACGCTCTTATGCCATCCAGGCCGGCCGCGAGGTCCGCATCATGGTCAAGCCGGAGGTCGTGGACGACCTGGGCGCCATGCGCCTGGCCCGCGACATCGTCAAGAAGATCGAAGACGGCCTGGACTACCCCGGCCAGATCAAGGTGACGGTGCTGCGAGAGACCCGAGCTACGGATTACGCCCGGTAGAAATTCGCTTTTAGTTTGAAAAGGGAGAGGCTTTGGCCTCTCCCTTTTTCTTTCCGAATCTTTGGATACCCCTTGACCCCACCCCTCACTCCCCTATACAATCTCTTATTGCAAAGAGTCGCAATAACTATGAGTTGCAATAACATACTAAAAGCCAAGGGCTACCGCTTGACGCCGCAGCGTCGGGTCATCTTGGACATCCTCCACGGCGAAGGGGCGCACCTGACCGCCGACGCCATTTACGAGCAGGTGAAGGCCAAAGTAGCCGGTGTCAACCGCTCCACGGTGTACCGCACCCTCGAACTGCTGGAGAGCCTCGGACTTACCGTCAAAGCCGAGCTTCGCGGCTCCCACGTCTATCACCACGCCGAGGAAGGCCACCACCATCACCTGAAATGCCGGATCTGCGGCCGGGTCTCGGAACTGCCGGAAGAACTCCTGGCGCCACTCAGTACAAGCCTCTTGGAAAAGCATGGCTTTGCCGCCGACTTGAATCATCACGTGATTACCGGACTGTGCCAAGATTGCCGCGAGCGGGTATAGTTTTGAGCCTTTGAGATTTTAGCATTTGAATTTGTTTAGACATTAGACATTAGGATTTGATACCGTGCACATTCCCGACGGTTTCCTGAACATGACCACACTTGCTGCCACCGGCATCGCCTCGGCCGGTGGGCTGGGCGCGGCCGTGAAAGTGGCAGCCAACAAGATCGGTGAGAAACAGGTACCTCTCATGGGCATACTGGCGGCCTTCATCTTCGCCGCCCAGATGCTCAATTTCCCCGTGGCCGGGGGCACCAGCGGGCACCTCATCGGCGCGGCGTTGTGCGCCATCCTGATCGGACCATGGGCCGGGGTGATCATCATGTCCGCCGTGCTCATCGCCCAGTCGCTTATCTTTCAGGACGGCGGACTGCTGGCGTTGGGCGCCAATATCTTCAACATGGGCATCGTAGCGGTTTTCGGCGCCTTCCTGGTGTATAAACTGGTAATCGCCGTCTTTGGCAACGACCGCCGCGGTCAACTTACTGGCGCCGCCCTTGCCGGCTGGGCTTCAGTCATGCTGGCCTCCTTCGCCGCCGCCGCCGAACTGGCCTTCTCAGGCGCCTCGCCGTTTGCCGTGGTGACACCGGCCATGCTGGGCGTACACGCCCTGATCGGCGTCGGTGAGGGATTGATAACCGTATTCATCCTCCAGGCTGTGTTGGCCACCCGGGCTGATATCCTGCGATTGGAGAGGGTTTGACCGTGAACGGTTATAAGAAATGGTGGCTGATAGCCCTGGGATTGGCGCTTCTCATGGTTACCGTATCACCTCTAGCTTCCGGCTCCCCAGACGGCCTGGAAAAAGTGGCCGAACAGCAGGGTTTCGCCGAAACCACCCGGGCGGCGCCATTTCAAGTGATCGCCGATTATATCTTCCCCGGTGTGGAGAACAAGGCGCTAGCGACGATACTGGCGGGTTGGATCGGGGTGCTGACCCTATTCGGAGCCGTTTACACGCTGAGTTGGCTTCTAGCCCGGCACCGAAACAATCAAGCTCCAAGAGGCAATAACCATTCATGGTGAGTTATTCACGGTGAACCAAAGTCCGATCACCAAAACTGGATAAGCTTGATCATTGAATATTGAGGTTTGGAATTTGTTTGTAACTTGTATCTTGGTTATTGGAATTTGACTCGATGCGTCACAGCTTTTTAGACCAATACAGCCATCTGTCCAGCCCAGTCCACCGGCGCGACCCGCGGCTGAAGTTCCTGCTGTCTTTACTCTTTATCCTCGCGGTGGTACTGACCCAGGCCGGAAGCTGGCTGGCCTTCGCCGCTTACTTCGGCATCCTCGCCTCAATTTTCGGTCTATCGAGATTGCCTCTAGGCTACGTCCTCAAGCGCTCGCTGATCATCCTGCCCTTCGTCCTGCTGCTGGGCATCATCAACGTCTTCACCCGCCCCGGCGCCGAGCTGTTCGGTCTGAATTTCGGCGACTGGCACCTCGGCGTCACCGACGGCGGGCTGGTCTTCATCGCCACGCTGCTTGCCCGAAGCTGGCTGTCAGTGCTGGCGCTTATCCTGCTCTCCTCGACGACGCCACTGCCCGGCCTTCTCAAAGGCATCGAGCGCCTGGGCGCGCCCAGGGTACTGGTGATGATCCTGTCCTTCATGTACCGCTACCTCTTCCTGCTGGTCGATGAGGTGCTGCGGATGAAGCAGGGACGGGATTCGCGGACGGTGGGACGATTATCTAACGCCTTCCAGGCCAAAACCGTCGGCGGCATGATCGGCGCTCTCTTCATCCGCTCCTTCGAGCGCGGCGAACGGGTCTATGCCGCCATGGTAGCCCGTGGCTTCGACGGCAGTTCCCGTACCCTCAACGATCTAACCTTCGACCGGGCCGATGTCCTCATCGGCATAACTCTGTCGCTCTTGCTGATATTACCCGTAACCCTGAGCCTGCTGTCATGAAATACGACAACAAATCATTTTATCCTCAATTCAAAATCCCTCTCCCCCACGGGGAGAGGTTAGGTGAGGGGGCACCTCAAGCACTATGACCGATCCCCCCGTCATCCACCTGGACAACCTCCATTACGCCTATCCGGACGGCCGTAAAGCCCTCGACGGCGTAAGGCTGTCGATTGCGCGCGGTGAATCCGTAGCCCTAGCCGGGGCTAACGGAGCCGGTAAATCGACGCTCCTGCTCCACCTGAACGGTATCATCCACGGTGCAAACGGGGCGGTGAAGATCTCCGGCCTCCCGGTGACCATCGCCAACCTGAAAACAATACGGAAAAAAGTCGGCGTCGTCTTTCAGAATCCGGACGACCAGCTCTTCTGCCCGGAGGTCTTCGACGATGTGGCTTTCGGACCGATCAACATGGGACTCCCGGAGCCGGAAGTGAAACAGCGTGTCGCCGGCGCCCTCCAAGCCGTCGGCCTGGCCGGTTTCGAGCGCCGCTCGTCACACCACCTGAGCCTGGGCGAAAAAAAGCGGGTAGCGCTGGCCAGCGTCCTCACCATGTCACCGGACGTGCTGGCTTTGGACGAGCCGTCCAGTAACCTGGACCCGTCCGCCAAGTGGGGACTGATCGAACTGCTGCGTTCACTGAACATCACCATGATTATCGTCTCGCACGACCTGGAACTCATCGAAGCCCTCTGCCCGCGCCTCGTCATCATGAAACAGGGCAGGGTCCTTGCCGATGGCTTGACGGTGGAGATTATGGCTGATCGGGGGTTATTGGTGGCCGGGGGTCTAGCGGCTCCGTTACGTTAAGCGCCCTGCGCTTGCATTGTTTCCTTGCTCCTCGAACAATCGATCCAGGAACTTCCGGACGAATGAGTTTCGAACCTTCAAATTTGGGTATTACTTAGAATTTAGATATTGGAATTTCCCACCTTACGCCGGTATAACCCCCTGGCGGAAATATACTCCGCCACCCCCGGCGGCACCAGGTGATCGATGGGCTGGCCCAGCTCCACCCGCTGCCGGATGGCCGTGGCGGACACGTCGATCTCCGGTTCGGTCAGGATCACCGTCCGTTGCCCGATGCCGGGGACGGCGGCTTCGAGGGCTTTGAGGTCGGGACGCGGAGAACCCACCCGCGGCGCCGCAGCCAGGCAGGCGGCGGCGATGATGCGCTCCGGTTTATGCCACTTGGGCAGCGCCGTCAGGTTGTCCCAGCCCAGGATAAAATACAGTTCGTCGCCGGGGTAAGACCGGTGCAACTCGTCGAGGGTTTCCCAGGTGTACGACGGTCCGGGGCGCCTGACCTCCGTGTCGCTGACGCTGAAATATGGGCGGCCGACCACCGCCAGTTTGACCATCTCCAGCCGTTCCGCCGCCGGGCTGACTTTCTGCGAGGCCTTGACCCACGGCTCACCGGCGGGGATGAAAATGACCTCGCCGAGGCGAAGATGTCGCCTGACCTCCTCCGCCATCATCAGGTGGCCGATGTGCGGCGGGTCGAAGGTGCCGCCCATGATGCCGATTTTTACCAATAGAACTCCATGTTGCCGATATAGAACTTGTCGCCCGGTTTCAGCTTGGCCGCCCGGAGGGCTCGTTCGACGCCCCAGCGCCAGAGTTCACCGAATAGCTGCCGTCTGACCTCGGAATCCCCGGTTTCGGACCCCGCCACCAGGCGTTCGAATTCATCCGAATACACGTGCCAGCCGTCGACGTTACGCTCTACGACAACCTTTTCCCTAGTAGGTGAAGGCCTGAAGACCTTCATTCCGTCCTCGGATTCCACTACCTTCTCTTCGGCCTTTTCCTGGAGCAGGCGGTCGAGTTCCGCGAGTAACCCATCGACGCCCTCGCCGGTGGCCGCGGAGATGAATAAGATTTTGATACCCGCCGCTTCAAAGGTATCCCTGAGTTCCGGCATCCGGTCCCGCACCAGCGGCAGGTCGATCTTGTTCACGGCAACCACCTGGGGCTTCTGGCCCAGCAGGGGATCGTAGAGCGTCAGCTCGGTATTGATCTTGACCATGTCGTTGACCGGCTCCGCCGCCGACCCGTCGATGAGGTGCACCAGCACTCGGGTCCGGGCCACGTGCCGCAGGAACTGGTGCCCCAGCCCCTTGCCCAGGTGGGCATCCTCGATAAGCCCCGGCACGTCGGCCACCACCCACCGCCGCCCCGCCGCCTCGACGAGACCGAGGATCGGTTCCAGGGTGGTGAAGGGGTAAGCCGCCACCTTCGGCCGGGCCGCAGAGATCGCGGTTAACAGCGAAGATTTGCCGGCGTTGGGCAGGCCGATGATACCCGCGTCGGCGATGAGTTTCAGTTCCAGCGTCAGCGTCCTGGTTTCACCCGGAACACCCGTCTGGGCCAGTTTCGGCGCCTGGTTGGTGGATGTGGCGAAGTGGGTGTTGCCCAGCCCCCCTTTGCCCCCACGCGCGGCCACAACCCGGTCGCCGTGGCGGGACAGGTCGGCTACGATCTCTCCGGTTTCCTTATCCCGGATCACGGTACCCACCGGCACCCCGACGACGATATCCGCGCCGCTCTTGCCGGAACACCGCTGCCCGGCGCCGCGGGCGCCGTCGCCAGCCTTGAAATGCCGTTGATGACGGTACTTCATCAGGCTGCCCATGTCCTTGTCGGCTTCGAGGATGACATCGCCGCCGCGTCCGCCGTCGCCCCCATCCGGTCCGCCACGCGGCACGAATTTCTCCCGCCGGAATCCGGACGAACCCCGGCCGCCGTCGCCGCTCTTGATTTGTATTTCTGCCTGGTCGATCACTGTTTACACCCTTTTCCCGGGAAACGCTCCCCGGTGACTTATCGAACTTATATTGGTATCTATCAAAACAGTATATCAAAATTAGAAGGCTTTAACAGTTATAGTAATAAGAGAAGGCTGGTCTCCATCGTGGACTCTTCACGGGATGGTGTTTTCAATCGTAAGCTTGTCTCCGGTTATCGAAAGCCCCCGCCGGTTGTCTAATACTTGTTAGGGTTTGCATCTAATTCCGGTACCCGATTTTCAAAACTGACAGCTTGTTGTAAAACAGTTTACAGACTTCCTCTCGCTGCTCATTCATAATGGTCTCAATATCGAATTAAGGAGGTCATATGTCACTGGTCACCTGGAGCGCCGTGTTCATCATCGCCGCCGGTATCTGCGCCTTCACTCTGAAAGCGCCGCAGAACCCGGTGAAGGGATTCATCACCCCTAAATTGTTCTTCGTCCACATACTTCTGGGACTGACTGCCATCGTCCTGGCTGTAGCCGCCGCCGTTTAGTTATTGAAAGGATTTTACCGTCGTTAGATAACCATGAATAATAACTTGAATAACGTACAAACCGAATTCGCAACCCCGATCCTTGAAGAAATCCGACAGACCTTTGGTATGGTACCCAATTTCTTTCAAGCCCAGGCTGATGCCGACCCGGAGTGGTTGGCGCTGAATTGGAGTCGGGAGAAAGCCATCATGCTGTCGCCTGGAGCTCTCGACCGCAAGACCAAAGAACTTATCGCTCTGACCGTATCGCTGGTCAATCGTTGTCAGTATTGCTCGCTGGCTCACGAAACTATGGCATTGATGACCGGTGCCACCCGGAAAGAGATTGTCGAGTTGAAAAAGGTAGTGGAGCTGTTTTCCAGCTTCAACGCGATTGCCGACAGCCTGCAGATACCGTGTGATATCACCCCGAAAATGGCTGGCGGGCAGTAACGTTTTGTCAGACGGTTTCAGTAAAGCACAGACAGCGCCGGGACAATAGCTCCGGCGCTGTCTGTGCTTCAATATCCAACAGGTGGGGCGCCACTACTAAGCGCCTCATTTCGTTGTCGGTGGTAACCAAACCCTCTTCCCGGAGCGATTTGAGGACATTAGTCACCGTGACCCGGGAGGTACCGATCATCGCCCCCAGATCGTCATGAGTCAGGCGGAAACCAAGTCGAATTCCGTTTGGTATTATTTCGCCGTTATTGCGGGCTAACCGGCCCAGTGTCCGCAAAATCCGGTCGCGGGCATCATAAATCGCAACATCGGCCAGGTGCTCGGTCAATTGCGAGAGTTTATCGGCCATAACCTTGATGACCCGGGTAGCCATGGCCGGATGCCCGGACAGCATCGCTTCCAGTTCCTTCTTAAAACAGGCGCAAACCCGGGTGTCTTCCACCGCTTCGGCGTTGAAGGTGCGACGATTTTCGGCAAACAGGATTTCCTCACCGAAGAGGTCGTTCAACCCCAGGTAACCCAGGGTAATCTCCCGGCCGTCTTCAGATATTTTGAAAAGCCTGATCCGTCCGGCGGTAACCAGAAATACGGCTTCGGCGGCATCACCTTCATTGAAAAGGCAATCGCCGCGCCGGTATTCCAGTCGCCGTACCGCGGAACGTTGAAGTTCCGCCCGCTCTTCATTGGACAAGGCTGCGAAGAGCCACATATCGGTCATGCAGCCGAGTCTGGTCATCGGCCCGCCTAGCGTCTTCCGCCTACCAGCAGCATCACGAAGTACAACAGTTGCATCACTGCCTGCAGCATGGCCGCCACGTAGGTCAGGGCCGCCGCGGACAATACCGCTGAGGCGCCGCTGGCTTCGGAAACCGAGACCAGGCCGGTGGAGCGCAGCATCGTTCGGGCCCGGGTGGAGGCGTTGAACTCCACCGGCAGGGTGATGACCGAGAAGAGCACGGCGGCGCCGAACAGAGCCACGCCGGCCCAGGCGAGATTCGTAATGGAGAGGATCAGGCCGACGAATACCAGGAGGAAGCCGAATTTGGAGCCCAGGCTGGCTACCGGGTACATGGCGTTGCGTACTTTGAGCGGGGCATAGGCGGTAGCATGCTGTACGGCGTGTCCCACCTCGTGAGCTACGATACCCAGTGCCGCCACCGAGGCCTTATTAGCGACATCAGGCGACAATCTCAATACCTTGCTTCGGGGATCGTAGTGGTCGGACAGTTTACCCTTGGACAGTTCCACCTGGACGTTTTGCAGGTTATGCTGGTCCAGCAGCCACCGAGCCGCGGCCAAGCCGGTCATACCCCGGTCGTTGGCCACCTTGCTGTATTTGCCGAAGGTCGAGGAAACCCGCCACTGGGCATAAAGCATCAGCAGCAGCGGGGGGATGATAAAGGCTAGATAAAGACCCATCGCATCCTCCTGTTAGACATAACGATGTATCAGTATTATACCAGACTACTCGTGAAGGCTCAATCGGGGCTTTTTAATCAGTCATCGCCACGAAAACCGACCGTTTTTGTAGGGGCCGATCTCAGATCGGCCCTGGGGTGGGGCGATCGCCGAAAAACTGCTGGTTACGGTTGTCCTGTCGCACGTTGTCAACGGGTCATCAAGTTGCTGCATCACAACTGACCGGCATCAATGTGTCATGCGCTGTCCAGGGGTTATGCCTTTAGAAATTACTTCGACAGTGATCCTACTCCCGACTTCGCCGTGCCAGCGTTTCCTCGCACTCAGCCACCAGGTTATGCAAACCGCAGGCCAGGCAGGGATTATCGTGACAGTCTCCGGTGGCTTCCTCCGCCAGGGCGCGCCGGTACTCCCGCTTTAGATAGGTCTCGCTTACCCCGCTTTCGATATGCGACCATGGGAAAACTTCTTCCAGGGGCCGCATCCGCTGGGCATAGAAGGCCGGGTCCAGGCTGGCCTCGGCGAAGGCCTCCGCCCAGCGTTCCCAGCTGAAGAACTCCGTCCAGCCGTCCAGGCTGCTGCCCCGCCGCCAGGCGCCGTGGATGACCCGGGACATTCTCCGGTCGCCGCGGGCAATGGCCGCTTCCAAGAAACTGGCTTTGGGTTCAGACCATGACATGCGGATGCCCTTGTTCTTCACCCGGTCAAGGAGGTGGCGCTGTTTGGCGATGATGGTCTCTTCATCGTCCTGCGCGGCCCATTGGAATGGAGTATGAGGTTTGGGAATGAAGGTGGCCAGGCTGACGCGGAGGGCTGGACGGCGCCCCGGAGCCCCTCTGCCCAGGCTATACACCCGGTGCAGCATTT contains:
- a CDS encoding Crp/Fnr family transcriptional regulator gives rise to the protein MTRLGCMTDMWLFAALSNEERAELQRSAVRRLEYRRGDCLFNEGDAAEAVFLVTAGRIRLFKISEDGREITLGYLGLNDLFGEEILFAENRRTFNAEAVEDTRVCACFKKELEAMLSGHPAMATRVIKVMADKLSQLTEHLADVAIYDARDRILRTLGRLARNNGEIIPNGIRLGFRLTHDDLGAMIGTSRVTVTNVLKSLREEGLVTTDNEMRRLVVAPHLLDIEAQTAPELLSRRCLCFTETV
- the obgE gene encoding GTPase ObgE; translated protein: MIDQAEIQIKSGDGGRGSSGFRREKFVPRGGPDGGDGGRGGDVILEADKDMGSLMKYRHQRHFKAGDGARGAGQRCSGKSGADIVVGVPVGTVIRDKETGEIVADLSRHGDRVVAARGGKGGLGNTHFATSTNQAPKLAQTGVPGETRTLTLELKLIADAGIIGLPNAGKSSLLTAISAARPKVAAYPFTTLEPILGLVEAAGRRWVVADVPGLIEDAHLGKGLGHQFLRHVARTRVLVHLIDGSAAEPVNDMVKINTELTLYDPLLGQKPQVVAVNKIDLPLVRDRMPELRDTFEAAGIKILFISAATGEGVDGLLAELDRLLQEKAEEKVVESEDGMKVFRPSPTREKVVVERNVDGWHVYSDEFERLVAGSETGDSEVRRQLFGELWRWGVERALRAAKLKPGDKFYIGNMEFYW
- a CDS encoding PDGLE domain-containing protein gives rise to the protein MNGYKKWWLIALGLALLMVTVSPLASGSPDGLEKVAEQQGFAETTRAAPFQVIADYIFPGVENKALATILAGWIGVLTLFGAVYTLSWLLARHRNNQAPRGNNHSW
- a CDS encoding ABC transporter ATP-binding protein; the encoded protein is MTDPPVIHLDNLHYAYPDGRKALDGVRLSIARGESVALAGANGAGKSTLLLHLNGIIHGANGAVKISGLPVTIANLKTIRKKVGVVFQNPDDQLFCPEVFDDVAFGPINMGLPEPEVKQRVAGALQAVGLAGFERRSSHHLSLGEKKRVALASVLTMSPDVLALDEPSSNLDPSAKWGLIELLRSLNITMIIVSHDLELIEALCPRLVIMKQGRVLADGLTVEIMADRGLLVAGGLAAPLR
- a CDS encoding energy-coupling factor ABC transporter permease, which codes for MHIPDGFLNMTTLAATGIASAGGLGAAVKVAANKIGEKQVPLMGILAAFIFAAQMLNFPVAGGTSGHLIGAALCAILIGPWAGVIIMSAVLIAQSLIFQDGGLLALGANIFNMGIVAVFGAFLVYKLVIAVFGNDRRGQLTGAALAGWASVMLASFAAAAELAFSGASPFAVVTPAMLGVHALIGVGEGLITVFILQAVLATRADILRLERV
- the cbiQ gene encoding cobalt ECF transporter T component CbiQ, giving the protein MRHSFLDQYSHLSSPVHRRDPRLKFLLSLLFILAVVLTQAGSWLAFAAYFGILASIFGLSRLPLGYVLKRSLIILPFVLLLGIINVFTRPGAELFGLNFGDWHLGVTDGGLVFIATLLARSWLSVLALILLSSTTPLPGLLKGIERLGAPRVLVMILSFMYRYLFLLVDEVLRMKQGRDSRTVGRLSNAFQAKTVGGMIGALFIRSFERGERVYAAMVARGFDGSSRTLNDLTFDRADVLIGITLSLLLILPVTLSLLS
- a CDS encoding carboxymuconolactone decarboxylase family protein, producing MNNVQTEFATPILEEIRQTFGMVPNFFQAQADADPEWLALNWSREKAIMLSPGALDRKTKELIALTVSLVNRCQYCSLAHETMALMTGATRKEIVELKKVVELFSSFNAIADSLQIPCDITPKMAGGQ
- the nadD gene encoding nicotinate-nucleotide adenylyltransferase, giving the protein MGGTFDPPHIGHLMMAEEVRRHLRLGEVIFIPAGEPWVKASQKVSPAAERLEMVKLAVVGRPYFSVSDTEVRRPGPSYTWETLDELHRSYPGDELYFILGWDNLTALPKWHKPERIIAAACLAAAPRVGSPRPDLKALEAAVPGIGQRTVILTEPEIDVSATAIRQRVELGQPIDHLVPPGVAEYISARGLYRRKVGNSNI